The proteins below come from a single Chryseobacterium bernardetii genomic window:
- a CDS encoding DsbA family protein — protein MSLKPSVSNADHTQGNSNASLVIVEYGDYQCPYCGAAYPVLKELMKEFGDQIRFVFRNFPLSEMHQYARTAALAAEAAALQGKFWEMHDAIYENQEFLNDGLPLKLAEKLGLNIPQFKADIHKQELAEKVDTDFESGVISGVNGTPSFFINGNKFNGGAEDLFQLVRENTAY, from the coding sequence ATGTCATTAAAACCATCAGTCAGCAATGCTGACCACACTCAGGGCAACTCCAATGCCAGCTTAGTCATTGTAGAATACGGAGATTATCAGTGTCCTTACTGCGGAGCAGCCTATCCGGTTCTTAAAGAATTAATGAAAGAATTCGGAGATCAGATCAGATTTGTATTCAGGAATTTTCCGCTGTCAGAAATGCATCAGTATGCAAGAACGGCAGCACTGGCGGCAGAAGCGGCAGCTTTGCAGGGAAAATTCTGGGAAATGCATGATGCTATTTATGAAAATCAGGAATTCCTGAATGACGGTCTCCCGTTAAAACTTGCAGAAAAACTCGGTTTAAATATCCCTCAGTTCAAAGCTGATATTCATAAGCAGGAACTGGCAGAAAAAGTAGATACAGACTTTGAAAGCGGTGTCATCAGCGGAGTAAACGGAACGCCTTCTTTTTTCATTAACGGAAATAAATTCAACGGCGGTGCCGAAGACCTTTTCCAGTTGGTACGTGAAAATACTGCCTATTAA
- a CDS encoding alpha/beta fold hydrolase gives MSTLTLKDGTEIFYKDQGEGPVLMFHHGWPLSSDDWDAQVIFFLQKGYRVVTHDRRGHGRSSQNIYNHTIEQYASDAAKLVEFLDLKDVIHIGHSTGGGEVIRYVNKYANGRAKKAVLISAIPPVMVKSENNPDGVPMEVFDNIREQTMNNRNQFYYDLTFPFYGYNREGADVKDGVQRNWWRQGLMGGIVAHYDGIKAFSETDLTEDLKAVDIPVLVMHGEDDQIVPIANAALKSIKLLKNGKLITYPGFPHGMPTTEHPTINKDLLEFIRS, from the coding sequence ATGAGCACACTAACCTTAAAAGACGGAACAGAAATTTTTTACAAAGATCAGGGAGAAGGACCTGTATTGATGTTTCACCACGGATGGCCTTTATCATCTGATGACTGGGATGCACAGGTGATCTTCTTTTTACAGAAGGGCTACAGAGTAGTTACCCACGACAGAAGAGGCCACGGGCGTTCCAGTCAGAATATCTACAATCACACTATTGAGCAATACGCTTCTGATGCCGCTAAGCTGGTTGAATTTTTAGATCTGAAAGATGTTATACACATCGGGCATTCAACTGGTGGTGGTGAAGTAATCCGTTATGTTAACAAATATGCAAATGGAAGAGCTAAGAAAGCAGTGCTGATCAGCGCTATTCCACCGGTAATGGTGAAAAGTGAGAATAATCCTGACGGCGTTCCTATGGAAGTTTTCGACAACATCAGAGAACAGACGATGAACAACAGAAACCAGTTTTATTATGATCTTACTTTCCCTTTCTATGGCTACAACAGAGAAGGAGCTGATGTAAAAGACGGAGTACAGAGAAACTGGTGGAGACAGGGACTAATGGGCGGAATTGTTGCTCATTATGACGGTATCAAAGCCTTTTCAGAAACGGATTTAACGGAAGATCTTAAAGCTGTGGACATTCCTGTTTTGGTAATGCATGGTGAAGATGACCAGATCGTTCCTATTGCCAATGCGGCATTAAAATCAATTAAATTATTAAAGAACGGAAAACTGATCACATATCCTGGTTTCCCGCATGGTATGCCAACTACAGAGCATCCGACTATCAATAAAGATCTCCTGGAATTCATCAGATCTTAA
- a CDS encoding aspartate kinase: MKVLKFGGTSVGSPERIEQLLPIIRSQPSDKHLVVLSAVSGTTNDLVKLSELYEGKDIEGAYKHIDLLHQKYKKFVNELFKTDKGIQEASVFIDNIFDLFYQFKHKNFNSSAERIILAQGEIISTTLFHLYLKEKKVPSILLSALDFMLIDEDKEPNIDEIRKKASLEIAKHGEETLFITQGYICRNAQGEIDNLQRGGSDYTASLLGAALQAEEIQIWTDIDGFHNNDPRYVQNTKSIARLSFDEAAELSYFGAKILHPQSVFPARKYNVPVRLLDTMNPSAVGTLISGETTNQNQIVAIAAKDGITAIRIQSSRMLMAYGFLRKVFEVFERYKTPIDMITTSEVAVSLTIDQTDNLSEIVRELNSFSAVEIDSEQSIICIVGDFRKNNHGYATIVSEAVKHIPLRMISYGGSENNISLLVPSIFKIEALRSLHNRLF; encoded by the coding sequence ATGAAAGTATTGAAATTTGGAGGGACTTCGGTAGGAAGTCCGGAAAGGATCGAACAGTTATTACCAATTATCAGATCTCAGCCATCAGATAAGCACCTTGTTGTTTTATCAGCTGTTTCTGGCACCACAAATGATCTGGTGAAATTATCAGAGCTATATGAAGGCAAGGATATTGAAGGAGCTTACAAACATATTGATCTGCTGCATCAGAAATATAAAAAATTTGTAAATGAACTGTTTAAAACAGATAAAGGGATTCAGGAAGCTTCGGTTTTTATTGACAACATTTTTGACCTGTTTTATCAGTTCAAACATAAAAATTTCAATTCCAGTGCAGAACGTATTATACTTGCGCAGGGTGAGATTATTTCAACAACCCTTTTTCATTTATACTTAAAGGAAAAAAAAGTTCCCTCCATACTGTTATCTGCATTAGATTTTATGCTGATTGATGAAGATAAGGAACCTAACATTGATGAAATCAGGAAGAAAGCATCTCTTGAAATTGCAAAACACGGGGAGGAAACTTTATTTATTACCCAAGGATATATATGCAGAAATGCTCAAGGTGAAATTGATAATCTGCAAAGGGGAGGCTCTGATTACACGGCCTCATTACTGGGAGCAGCATTACAGGCTGAAGAAATTCAGATCTGGACAGATATTGATGGATTTCACAACAATGATCCGAGATATGTTCAGAATACAAAGTCTATAGCAAGGCTAAGTTTCGACGAAGCTGCTGAACTATCATATTTCGGGGCCAAAATCCTTCATCCTCAAAGTGTTTTCCCTGCAAGAAAGTATAATGTTCCTGTAAGATTATTGGACACAATGAATCCTTCTGCTGTCGGAACATTAATTTCCGGAGAAACTACTAATCAAAACCAGATTGTAGCGATTGCTGCTAAAGATGGAATTACGGCCATCCGTATTCAGTCTTCCCGTATGCTGATGGCTTATGGCTTTTTGAGAAAGGTTTTTGAGGTTTTTGAACGGTACAAAACACCTATAGATATGATTACAACTTCCGAAGTGGCTGTTTCCCTTACCATTGACCAAACAGATAACCTCTCGGAAATTGTAAGAGAATTAAACTCATTTTCAGCAGTTGAAATTGATAGTGAGCAGTCGATCATATGCATTGTCGGAGACTTTAGGAAAAATAATCACGGGTATGCAACTATTGTCTCTGAAGCGGTAAAACATATTCCATTACGAATGATTTCTTATGGAGGAAGTGAAAATAATATTTCATTATTAGTTCCCTCTATTTTCAAAATAGAAGCTTTGAGATCATTGCATAATAGATTATTTTAG
- a CDS encoding redoxin domain-containing protein, which produces MLEKNTVASDFTLFATPDQKITLSEFRGRNVILAFYPADWSPVCSDQMVLYNEMLKYFKKYDAEIFGISVDSKWCHLAFSQSRNLHFPLLADFEAKGETARKYGVYNDEEGECNRALFVINKDGIIEWSYLSPTAINPGADGILEALENLNTK; this is translated from the coding sequence ATGCTAGAAAAAAATACGGTTGCCTCTGATTTTACATTATTTGCAACCCCAGATCAGAAAATTACCTTATCGGAATTCAGAGGAAGAAATGTCATCCTTGCATTTTACCCGGCTGACTGGAGCCCGGTGTGCAGTGACCAGATGGTATTGTACAACGAAATGCTGAAGTATTTCAAAAAATATGATGCAGAGATTTTCGGAATTTCCGTAGACAGCAAATGGTGCCACCTGGCATTTTCACAATCCAGAAACCTGCACTTTCCTCTGCTTGCAGACTTTGAAGCTAAGGGAGAAACAGCCAGGAAATATGGTGTTTACAATGACGAAGAAGGAGAATGCAACAGAGCCCTTTTTGTCATCAATAAAGACGGCATCATCGAATGGAGCTACCTCTCTCCCACCGCCATCAATCCTGGCGCAGACGGAATTTTAGAAGCATTAGAAAACCTTAACACAAAATAA
- a CDS encoding YoaK family protein, which translates to MFPETKILLPDKTVRTQEKLAVFLAFIAGYTDATGLIQWKTYVSFMSGNTTQLGTAVFNEKYGLIISSVTVISFFLAGIYTGTCLSLSKKFRSTKMIFYTVSGIMILYSISDYYEHIANGVSIAVIGFSMGLMNTIVTSVGNQKINTDFVTGTLNSLARTAALFVMSDQAEERKEYKINIFHLLFLWMGFLSGASAASFLLFYSGNWTLIFPAALLLICALTIPIPTIKN; encoded by the coding sequence GTGTTTCCGGAAACAAAAATCCTGCTCCCTGACAAGACCGTCAGAACGCAGGAGAAACTGGCAGTATTCCTTGCCTTCATCGCAGGATATACAGATGCTACAGGATTGATACAATGGAAAACCTATGTTTCTTTTATGAGTGGCAATACGACCCAGCTAGGAACAGCTGTTTTCAATGAAAAATATGGTCTTATCATCAGTTCTGTTACAGTAATAAGCTTTTTTCTGGCGGGGATTTATACAGGAACGTGCCTATCATTATCAAAGAAGTTCAGAAGCACAAAGATGATCTTCTACACAGTTTCCGGAATCATGATCCTTTACAGTATCAGTGATTATTATGAACATATTGCCAATGGAGTGTCTATAGCTGTTATCGGTTTCTCAATGGGTCTTATGAATACCATTGTCACATCGGTAGGTAACCAAAAGATCAACACCGATTTTGTGACAGGAACTTTAAACAGTCTGGCAAGAACAGCTGCTCTTTTTGTAATGAGTGATCAGGCAGAGGAGCGGAAGGAATACAAAATAAATATTTTTCATTTGTTATTCTTATGGATGGGCTTTCTCTCCGGTGCTTCAGCAGCTTCTTTCCTGCTCTTTTATTCAGGAAACTGGACACTGATCTTTCCGGCAGCCTTACTGCTCATCTGCGCGTTAACAATACCAATCCCAACGATCAAAAACTAA
- a CDS encoding M1 family metallopeptidase, with the protein MLRFIFILLATNWAFAQQPSKEDSLVGSVTPEKSWWDLLSYDITIKPDYKTKTITGNNTIRYKVISKEPAEFMQIDLIKPLVIDSVIQNGTKLNFQNKGNIWYVSGARKRKNKKYTISIYYSGTPVESLSPPWDGGFVWAKDSLNRPWVSVACQYKGASLWYPCKNMLYDEPDKGASILIIAPSSLKAIGNGRLIKQQRISDSIMKYTWKVVTPINHYGISFYMGNYTNIKKSYMGQNGKLSMDYWVLDYHKRKAENHLIPESIQAMNSLEHWFGPYPFYEDGFKIVEAPYIGMEHQSAIAYGNNFTKGTYKGNDVSKTGWGKKTDRIVIHEMSHEWFGNSITAGDIADRWIQEGFAGLAEELVLSDLFGKKAGEEFLSGRYKTIENDKPIIGRYGINEDGSSDGYVKGWALIHMIKTIMNDDEKFLKILRGLNTQFYHQVVTTEQIENYINRQSGINFNAVFDQYLRTSQIPVLEYFIADNKLQYRFTNCIDNFTMPIKITGIEDWLSPNTSWQSYDLNNTLINKVDIDPNFYIKAYKIKE; encoded by the coding sequence ATGCTTAGGTTTATTTTCATATTGCTTGCCACCAACTGGGCTTTTGCACAACAGCCATCAAAAGAAGATTCTTTAGTGGGATCTGTAACACCGGAAAAAAGCTGGTGGGACCTATTATCATACGACATTACTATTAAACCAGATTATAAAACAAAAACTATAACAGGAAATAATACAATAAGATATAAAGTAATTTCGAAAGAGCCTGCTGAATTCATGCAGATTGACCTTATAAAACCTCTGGTAATTGATAGCGTTATTCAAAATGGAACAAAGCTCAACTTTCAGAATAAAGGCAATATATGGTATGTTTCAGGGGCCAGAAAACGTAAAAATAAAAAATATACAATCAGTATTTATTATTCAGGTACACCTGTGGAATCTTTATCCCCGCCATGGGACGGAGGCTTTGTATGGGCCAAAGACTCCTTAAACCGTCCCTGGGTTTCGGTGGCTTGCCAGTATAAAGGTGCAAGCCTGTGGTATCCATGTAAAAATATGCTGTATGATGAACCGGACAAAGGAGCTTCTATTTTAATAATTGCTCCTTCATCTTTAAAAGCTATAGGTAATGGGCGACTGATAAAACAGCAACGGATATCGGATAGCATCATGAAATATACCTGGAAAGTAGTTACCCCAATCAATCACTATGGTATTTCTTTCTATATGGGAAATTATACAAATATCAAAAAGAGCTATATGGGGCAGAATGGAAAACTGAGTATGGATTATTGGGTTCTCGATTATCATAAGCGAAAAGCAGAAAATCACCTGATTCCTGAATCCATTCAGGCAATGAATTCTTTGGAACATTGGTTTGGCCCCTATCCGTTCTATGAAGACGGATTCAAAATTGTGGAAGCACCATATATAGGAATGGAACATCAAAGTGCTATTGCATATGGTAATAATTTTACGAAGGGAACTTACAAAGGAAATGATGTGTCAAAAACAGGCTGGGGAAAAAAGACCGACAGAATCGTTATTCATGAGATGTCACATGAATGGTTCGGAAACAGTATTACTGCCGGCGATATTGCAGACCGATGGATTCAGGAAGGTTTTGCCGGGCTGGCAGAAGAACTTGTACTTTCGGATCTGTTTGGAAAAAAAGCGGGTGAAGAATTTCTTTCAGGCAGATACAAAACTATTGAAAATGATAAACCTATAATCGGCAGATACGGCATCAATGAAGATGGAAGTTCAGACGGATATGTAAAAGGATGGGCTCTTATTCATATGATTAAAACCATTATGAATGATGATGAGAAATTTTTAAAAATACTGCGTGGACTGAACACTCAATTTTATCATCAGGTTGTTACCACAGAACAAATTGAAAATTATATTAACAGGCAGTCAGGAATAAACTTTAATGCTGTATTCGACCAGTACCTGAGAACGTCTCAGATTCCAGTGCTGGAATATTTTATTGCAGATAATAAGCTACAGTATCGATTTACAAATTGTATTGATAATTTTACGATGCCCATTAAAATTACCGGTATAGAAGACTGGCTTTCTCCAAACACTTCATGGCAATCCTATGATCTAAACAATACTCTCATTAATAAAGTTGATATTGATCCAAACTTCTATATAAAGGCTTATAAAATAAAAGAATAG
- a CDS encoding NUMOD4 domain-containing protein — protein sequence MKLPPEFEDQYVKDVLYNNSLKDLPDEEWKLIENYENYMISNYGRIKSLERFTTLPNGKEWKIQELIMKLIFVKHPNNYLQSHNYSAHCTLSLNGQKYRKSVMRLVYYHFIEKFDYQDRSILIIPKDDNRLHIHYRNLEKTSSQAIRLKIFEKNRAKNRKVIYMQAVSQYSIEGELLSDFNSMYAAEKKLGIAPESIRDVINKEFLTAGGFRWFLKSYTPTKEDFIVKDNTDSSDRLFNTSLWKKLGKPIIDKNNPPACFNLSLKDLPGEQWKTIPDFDNRFVISNKGRLKRLAGWISSGRTVYLKEQILSQIMSINTDSTYSLYCLARHKGKDTRITIIKWVYYCFIEEFDINSKTLVVVNQSQPLWNLDLSKLVLQPIYSVLKQKINTIN from the coding sequence ATGAAATTACCTCCCGAATTTGAAGACCAATATGTAAAAGACGTTTTATACAACAACTCTTTAAAAGATCTTCCGGATGAAGAATGGAAGCTGATTGAGAACTACGAAAACTATATGATCTCCAACTATGGCCGTATAAAAAGCCTTGAACGATTTACCACTCTTCCTAATGGTAAAGAATGGAAAATACAGGAATTGATCATGAAACTGATTTTTGTAAAACATCCTAATAATTATCTGCAAAGTCATAACTACAGTGCACACTGTACTTTATCGTTGAACGGCCAAAAGTACAGGAAATCTGTGATGCGTCTTGTGTATTACCATTTTATTGAAAAATTTGATTATCAGGACCGCTCTATTCTTATTATTCCTAAGGATGACAACAGGCTCCATATACATTACCGGAATCTGGAGAAAACTTCATCTCAAGCAATACGGCTCAAAATTTTTGAGAAGAACAGAGCAAAAAATCGTAAAGTTATCTATATGCAGGCAGTTAGCCAGTATAGTATTGAAGGAGAATTACTATCTGATTTTAACAGCATGTATGCAGCGGAGAAAAAACTGGGTATTGCTCCCGAAAGCATTAGGGATGTTATCAATAAGGAATTCTTAACCGCAGGTGGATTTCGTTGGTTTTTAAAGTCTTATACTCCAACAAAAGAAGATTTTATAGTAAAGGATAACACAGATTCTTCGGACAGGCTATTTAATACTTCCCTATGGAAAAAGCTAGGCAAGCCTATCATTGATAAGAATAACCCACCTGCTTGTTTTAATTTATCCCTGAAAGATCTTCCCGGGGAGCAATGGAAAACGATTCCTGATTTTGACAACCGTTTTGTCATTTCCAATAAAGGCAGGTTAAAGCGATTGGCAGGGTGGATTTCTTCCGGAAGAACAGTTTACCTCAAAGAACAGATCCTTTCTCAAATCATGTCAATCAACACAGATTCAACTTACTCGCTTTACTGCCTAGCGCGTCATAAGGGAAAGGATACCCGCATTACTATTATCAAATGGGTATATTACTGTTTTATTGAAGAATTCGATATTAACAGCAAAACATTGGTTGTTGTAAATCAAAGCCAGCCTTTGTGGAATTTAGATTTGTCAAAGCTTGTATTGCAACCAATTTATTCAGTGCTCAAGCAAAAAATCAACACCATTAACTAA